One genomic region from Gemmatimonadaceae bacterium encodes:
- a CDS encoding AraC family transcriptional regulator, translating into MLAELRAARSHAVGVYALRRADWMIMARVLSDECRLVELATQQEVRAAVRVGAILTLMVGAVDSKGYSLAPLVVDIRADGSRIPIAAVCRLDSKDANNLVGLIHAGVDGILLSGSDDFASSLRRRVRECERNSVAKVVYRRVESELPTNLRALARFAADAGGEDFSVERAAQVIGIDRKTLLNRMRTIGRLEPRVFINRVRLTVAVGLIERTARPTETIAHELGFASAAAFRNMLARYSGRKTGDIRGGRMFEEMLDELVLEIRTSRHTQ; encoded by the coding sequence ATGCTAGCCGAGCTGCGCGCGGCGAGATCTCATGCCGTCGGGGTCTACGCGCTTCGTCGTGCCGACTGGATGATCATGGCGCGAGTCCTTAGCGACGAATGCCGTCTAGTTGAGCTTGCGACCCAGCAAGAGGTACGCGCTGCGGTCCGCGTAGGCGCAATCCTAACTCTGATGGTTGGAGCCGTAGACTCGAAAGGGTATTCCCTTGCACCGCTTGTAGTCGACATTCGCGCAGACGGCAGCCGTATACCCATCGCCGCGGTCTGTCGGCTCGACTCCAAGGACGCCAATAATCTGGTCGGCCTTATCCACGCCGGCGTGGATGGTATCCTCCTCAGCGGTAGCGACGACTTTGCCAGTAGTCTGCGCCGACGCGTCCGTGAGTGCGAGCGCAACTCAGTAGCGAAAGTCGTTTACCGCCGTGTGGAATCCGAGCTTCCCACGAACTTACGAGCGCTCGCGCGCTTCGCCGCCGACGCTGGCGGCGAGGACTTCAGCGTAGAGCGCGCCGCCCAAGTCATCGGCATCGACCGAAAGACACTGCTTAATCGCATGCGGACGATTGGTCGACTTGAGCCACGAGTGTTCATTAACCGTGTGAGATTGACGGTGGCTGTCGGACTGATTGAGCGAACCGCACGGCCCACGGAGACCATCGCCCACGAACTTGGCTTCGCCTCCGCAGCTGCGTTTCGCAATATGCTTGCTCGTTACAGCGGACGGAAAACTGGAGACATTCGGGGCGGACGGATGTTTGAGGAAATGCTCGATGAACTCGTTCTCGAGATACGCACATCACGCCATACGCAATAG